TAATTATTGATCCTTGTTCCAACTATTTGGAGTCAGCTTTATGAATCCTTATCGGTCGATCATTCCTTTTATGGCTACATCTGCTGTTACATTTGTGGGATATGACAATAAATACTCTTTTTCTTTGTAGCCCATAGCCATCTTTTCTTCTGGGTTTTTGACCCTTTCTGCCAGCACCTCTTCTTTTTTGTTTACCATGTCCCCTCTGACCTGCAGGTGGTTAACATCCAGTTGGCCAATTTTTAATGGTGGTCCCTGTATTGACCTTTATGTTTCTATGCAAGTAGGATTTCTTTAAAATATTTGCCTTTTGGTTTCCAGTTATCTTGGATGCTGTAGGTCATGTAATATGACACGTACTTTCTGATGTACATAACTATATATGTACATCTCCGTATGCGATTGTGGCTACACAATCTTGTTTTCCTTTATGGTGCAGTTTAACGTATCTCACTCTGTGTCTTTGAAAAGTTCTGTTAGAAAATTGTAGAcccaaaatttgattctttttcaTAAATGTAATGCAGTCTAAAACAAATGTCTTCTGATAAGTACCTATGTCCTTATAACTTCAGAAGATTATATTTTGTTTGGAAGTATTCTCCTTTGGGTTTTGAGAATTGAAGTTTCTGAGGGTTTGGGCCATAATGCCCAGTATAGGTGATGCACTTGGAAAATCTGGGAAATGAGAAGTCCAGTATGAGGGCCCATTCCGTTGGGGGACCAGGTCAGAACGGTTCCAAGACTGACCATGATGGACTGGAACAATTACTAAAACAAGAACAAagagaaaagttcaaaaaaaataaattaattaaaaagttgATGTCTGGGTTGCTAAGCCATTCTCTGGGTCTAGAGACCTGCTGTCTTGGATGCTTCCAGGACCCAGGCTCTCTAATAGTCTGGTCCAGTACCACCAGAATGGACCTGGTTATTAATTCATGTATGTTGCCCTATTAATGATAGGCACCTTAGTAAAATGTGGTTCAAAGAATGAAGGGGCTGTGGAAGCAGGGGACTACTGCTATGGCAAAGCCAACAAGCGATAATGAAGGCAGATGGTGCTTCAGTAGCAGTTCTTAGCATTGTGATGGGTCTCTAAATAATAGAGCTGAAAGCAATCAAGATTGTGAGCGCTTGTGCCTCTTTTCTTCTTATGCAAATTTTATAAAGAGGGAAgagttaattcaaaaattaaaaaaatctaaagcaAATAGAATGAAGGAGCTATTCATGCAACAAGAGGTTAGAAATGATCGGGGAAACAAGTTTTGTGACTGAATAGCTAGGGAATTTGGGAAGAATCAAAAAGGGGCTATGATGCTTGATCCAATCTTAAGAACACATCCAGAGTACCAAATTCCTTAGTGCAACTGCTTATAACGGAATCTACAATGCCCAGTATTTATGGTATGAAAGATTTTAGAATCGTATATTTTGATACTGTTATTTATTGAGGGGAAAAAATTGAATGTAAATACTTTTTCACTTGTCGCACCTCTAAAAATACCTCCATTGTTACTGATATTAGTGATTTGGATAACAGCAGGACAAGGGTCGACCGTTACCAAAGTTTGGTGAATGGGATGTAAATGACCCTGCTTCTGCAGAGGGATTCACTGTGATCTTCAATAAAGCCAGGGATGAGAGGAAGACAGGTGGCAGCACACGAGGCGTGGACTCTCCTGGAAAGGAGGAGACAGCCTTTAAACATGGGCCTTATGCTACCAAGCCTAATGTGAATGCTGTAAGTTCTTTTTGCTTCTAGATAATGCATTGAGCTCTAAGCCACTTGATCCCTATTGGCTTGGTGAATACTGACAATCCCTGTCATTCACAGCTTTAGATTGGATGCAACCTCCAAGCTTTTTTATTCGTCTTTCTTCATTATGATCATCTGATAATATCATCAACTCCTCTCATTCTGCAGAAAAAATGGTTTTGCTGCATTCAAGCTAGTTCAGCGGATTCTTGATTGATCAAGGATTCTTGATTGATCAAGGCTGACTTGTAAGAGCAGGGTCAGAATATGTGTTGGTTTTGCAATATTTTCTGAGGATCAAAGCCTTAGCTCTGGCAGCAGGTTCTGTTTGATTTTCCTTTGCAGTAGTTTTGTGAAGGTGAGATGGTGTGAGAGGGAGTGACAGGGTGAGGAGGATGGAAGAGCAAGGAATTGTTTTTTCACCTATGTAATTATATGAATGTATACTGGAGATATAATCAGAACCTGAGTTTGTCTattcttattatttgatattttactGGTGTTTCTGCTGTCATTTATACATTAGCTGGAATAACGCTTCTGTTGCACTTCGTCCTGCtggatgagaaatattttcttttgttGTGGCGTGCAAAATGGTAAGGAGCT
The DNA window shown above is from Elaeis guineensis isolate ETL-2024a chromosome 8, EG11, whole genome shotgun sequence and carries:
- the LOC105050649 gene encoding protein NOI4, with the translated sequence MSQDKGRPLPKFGEWDVNDPASAEGFTVIFNKARDERKTGGSTRGVDSPGKEETAFKHGPYATKPNVNAKKWFCCIQASSADS